A genomic stretch from Streptomyces venezuelae ATCC 10712 includes:
- a CDS encoding alpha/beta fold hydrolase: MTTYRQPGLVLTDHRFPVPLDHDRPDGERIEVFAREVVAGDKAGSDRDRLPWLVYLEGGPGFGARRFIGPQAWLGRAVREFRVLLLDQRGTGRSTPANRQTLPLRGTPAEQADYLAHFRADSIVKDCESIRRRLTGGAPWTVLGQSFGGFCAVHYLSTAPQGLERVLITGGLPSLHATADEVYRAAYPRIRRKNEAHFARYPQDAERARAIAAHLREHRVTLPGGGHLTPEAFQSLGILLGSGEGTHQLHLLLEGAFVPTPGGPALADAFLEQVQAQLSYAGHPLYAVLHEAIYAQGEGPTDWAAERVRAEYPEFDAGAALDEGRPFLFTGETVHPWHFTTDPALRPLRETAELLAARTDWAPLYDPERLAANRVPVAAAVYHDDMYVDTVHSLDTARTVRGLRTWVTDEFEHDGVRAGGPRVLDRLLALSRDEI; this comes from the coding sequence GTGACCACCTACCGGCAGCCGGGACTCGTCCTCACCGACCACCGCTTCCCCGTCCCCCTCGACCACGACCGCCCCGACGGCGAGCGCATCGAGGTCTTCGCCCGCGAGGTCGTCGCCGGCGACAAGGCCGGATCCGACCGGGACCGGCTCCCGTGGCTGGTCTACCTGGAGGGCGGCCCCGGCTTCGGCGCCCGCCGCTTCATCGGCCCGCAGGCCTGGCTCGGCCGGGCCGTGCGGGAGTTCCGCGTCCTCCTGCTCGACCAGCGGGGCACCGGCCGCTCCACCCCCGCCAACCGCCAGACCCTCCCGCTCCGCGGCACCCCGGCCGAACAGGCCGACTACCTCGCCCACTTCCGCGCCGACTCGATCGTCAAGGACTGCGAGAGCATCCGGCGCCGCCTCACCGGCGGCGCCCCCTGGACCGTCCTCGGCCAGAGCTTCGGCGGCTTCTGCGCCGTCCACTACCTCTCGACCGCGCCCCAGGGCCTGGAGCGGGTCCTGATCACCGGCGGGCTGCCCTCCCTGCACGCCACCGCCGACGAGGTCTACCGCGCCGCCTACCCCCGCATCCGGCGCAAGAACGAGGCCCACTTCGCCCGCTACCCGCAGGACGCCGAGCGGGCCCGCGCCATCGCCGCCCACCTCCGCGAGCACCGGGTCACCCTCCCCGGCGGCGGGCACCTCACCCCCGAGGCCTTCCAGTCCCTCGGCATCCTCCTCGGCTCCGGCGAGGGCACCCACCAGCTGCACCTGCTCCTGGAAGGCGCCTTCGTCCCCACCCCGGGCGGACCCGCGCTCGCCGACGCCTTCCTCGAGCAGGTCCAGGCCCAGCTGTCGTACGCCGGACACCCGCTGTACGCCGTGCTCCACGAGGCCATCTACGCCCAGGGCGAGGGCCCCACCGACTGGGCCGCCGAACGCGTCCGCGCCGAATACCCCGAGTTCGACGCCGGCGCCGCGCTCGACGAGGGCCGGCCCTTCCTGTTCACCGGCGAGACCGTCCACCCCTGGCACTTCACCACCGACCCCGCCCTGCGCCCGCTCCGCGAGACCGCCGAACTCCTCGCCGCCCGCACCGACTGGGCCCCGCTCTACGACCCCGAGCGGCTCGCCGCCAACCGGGTCCCGGTCGCCGCCGCCGTCTACCACGACGACATGTACGTGGACACCGTCCACTCCCTCGACACCGCGCGGACCGTCCGCGGACTGCGCACCTGGGTGACCGACGAGTTCGAACACGACGGGGTACGGGCCGGCGGACCGCGCGTCCTCGACCGGCTGCTCGCGCTCTCCCGGGACGAGATCTGA
- a CDS encoding ABC transporter permease: MIAPPDDCLARNEWICGAYLSTRREILTDAVVQHLQLTGVSVALALVLALPLAVAARRWRWAAGPVLGVTTLLYTIPALAMFSLLLPVYGLSAALVVAGLVLYSLTLLVRNILAGLRAVPEETRQAARGLGYGPVRLLLAVELPLALPAAMAGLRIAAVSAVSLVTIGAIVGHGGLGNLIYAGMNTYFKAQVLTASVLCVLIAVAADLLLLGAQRLLTPWTRGQAA, encoded by the coding sequence GTGATCGCGCCGCCCGACGACTGCCTCGCCCGCAACGAATGGATCTGCGGCGCCTATCTCTCCACCCGGCGCGAGATCCTCACCGACGCCGTCGTCCAGCACCTCCAGCTGACCGGCGTCTCGGTCGCCCTCGCCCTGGTGCTCGCGCTGCCCCTCGCGGTGGCCGCGCGCCGCTGGCGCTGGGCGGCCGGGCCCGTCCTCGGGGTCACCACGCTCCTGTACACGATCCCGGCGCTCGCGATGTTCTCGCTGCTGCTGCCGGTGTACGGCCTGTCCGCCGCCCTGGTGGTGGCCGGGCTCGTGCTGTACTCCCTCACCCTGCTGGTACGGAACATCCTGGCTGGGCTCCGGGCCGTACCCGAGGAGACCCGGCAGGCCGCGCGCGGACTCGGCTACGGCCCCGTACGACTGCTCCTCGCCGTCGAACTGCCGCTCGCCCTGCCCGCCGCCATGGCCGGGCTGCGGATCGCCGCCGTCTCGGCCGTCTCGCTCGTCACCATCGGCGCGATCGTCGGCCACGGCGGCCTCGGGAACCTCATCTACGCGGGGATGAACACCTACTTCAAGGCCCAGGTCCTCACCGCCTCGGTGCTCTGCGTCCTCATCGCCGTCGCCGCCGACCTGCTCCTCCTCGGCGCCCAGCGGCTGCTCACCCCCTGGACCCGCGGGCAGGCCGCGTGA
- a CDS encoding VOC family protein, whose amino-acid sequence MFGDTPAFSGFSVDDLDAARRFYGETLGLKVEEAGEGDMRILFLTLAGGTRLFVYPKDDHTPASFTILNFAVDDIEGAVDDLTGRGVSMERYEGFEADEKGIVVDEGGPAIAWFKDPAGNVLSVLKER is encoded by the coding sequence ATGTTCGGCGACACCCCGGCGTTCAGCGGTTTCTCGGTCGACGACCTCGACGCCGCCCGGCGCTTCTACGGCGAGACGCTCGGCCTGAAGGTGGAGGAGGCGGGCGAGGGCGACATGCGGATCCTCTTCCTCACCCTGGCCGGCGGGACCCGTCTCTTCGTCTACCCGAAGGACGACCACACCCCCGCGAGCTTCACGATCCTCAACTTCGCCGTCGACGACATCGAAGGCGCCGTCGACGACCTGACCGGCCGTGGGGTGAGCATGGAGCGCTACGAGGGCTTCGAGGCCGACGAGAAGGGGATCGTGGTGGACGAGGGCGGACCGGCCATCGCCTGGTTCAAGGACCCGGCGGGCAACGTCCTGTCGGTCCTCAAGGAGCGCTGA
- the nadE gene encoding ammonia-dependent NAD(+) synthetase, producing the protein MTDPASTALQQQIARDLQVAETFDPRAEIERRVAFLTERLTSTGLRSLVLGISGGVDSSTAGRLCQLAVERARAAGHQATFYAMRLPYGVQADEKDAQTALGFIRADEVLTVDVKAASDAALEAALAGGVTFRDAHHQDFVQGNIKARQRMIAQYAVAGANDGLVVGTDHAAEAVSGFFTKFGDGAADVVPLTGLTKRRVRAVAAELGAPAELVWKVPTADLETLDPGKPDEDALGVSYDEIDDFLEGKPVAEAAFAAIARRYALTEHKRQLPIAP; encoded by the coding sequence GTGACCGACCCGGCGTCCACCGCCCTCCAGCAGCAGATCGCCCGGGACCTCCAGGTGGCCGAGACCTTCGACCCGCGGGCCGAGATCGAGCGCCGCGTGGCCTTCCTCACCGAGCGGCTGACCTCCACCGGGCTGCGTTCGCTCGTCCTCGGCATCAGCGGCGGTGTCGACTCCAGCACCGCCGGGCGGCTCTGCCAGCTCGCCGTGGAGCGCGCCCGCGCCGCCGGCCACCAGGCCACCTTCTACGCGATGCGCCTGCCGTACGGTGTCCAGGCCGACGAGAAGGACGCGCAGACCGCGCTGGGCTTCATCCGCGCCGACGAGGTCCTCACCGTGGACGTCAAGGCGGCGAGCGACGCGGCCCTTGAGGCCGCCCTCGCCGGTGGCGTCACCTTCCGCGACGCGCACCACCAGGACTTCGTGCAGGGCAACATCAAGGCCCGCCAGCGGATGATCGCCCAGTACGCGGTCGCCGGGGCGAACGACGGACTCGTCGTCGGCACCGACCACGCCGCCGAGGCCGTCTCCGGCTTCTTCACCAAGTTCGGCGACGGCGCCGCCGACGTCGTCCCGCTGACCGGTCTGACCAAGCGGCGCGTCCGCGCGGTCGCCGCCGAGCTCGGCGCCCCCGCCGAGCTGGTGTGGAAGGTCCCGACGGCCGACCTGGAGACCCTGGACCCGGGCAAGCCCGACGAGGACGCGCTGGGCGTCTCGTACGACGAGATCGACGACTTCCTGGAGGGGAAGCCGGTCGCGGAGGCCGCGTTCGCCGCGATCGCCCGCCGCTACGCGCTCACCGAGCACAAGCGGCAGCTGCCGATCGCCCCCTGA
- a CDS encoding ABC transporter substrate-binding protein has protein sequence MSLAVVVCAGLGGCAAGPSLEDQGAVTAPPGDSRQLTVGSAGFTESDLLAQMYALLLEEAGYGTKILSVTNRELYEPALERGQIDVVPEYAATFADWLNAKAHGADAPTVGSPDLAATMTALRALAGPRGLTVLDAGRAVDQNAFAVTAAFAAEHRLKTLSDLGARGVPVRLAAGDECVRRPYCAPGLREVYGIDVTAVDPKGVGTTPAKQAVQNGEDQMVLTTTTDATLDEFGLVLLADDRNLQNADHIVPVVNRARAGSEGVTRALSRLNTVLTTADLAMLNEQVDSWRRLPEDVARNYLADKGLVRR, from the coding sequence GTGTCGCTGGCCGTGGTGGTCTGCGCCGGGCTCGGCGGCTGCGCCGCCGGCCCCTCGCTGGAGGACCAGGGGGCCGTCACGGCCCCGCCGGGGGACAGCCGGCAGCTGACCGTCGGCTCGGCCGGGTTCACCGAGAGCGACCTGCTGGCGCAGATGTACGCGCTGCTGCTGGAAGAGGCCGGCTACGGGACGAAGATCCTCTCCGTCACCAACCGCGAGCTGTACGAGCCGGCCCTGGAGCGCGGTCAGATCGACGTCGTACCGGAGTACGCGGCCACCTTCGCCGACTGGCTGAACGCCAAGGCGCACGGGGCGGACGCGCCGACGGTCGGCTCGCCCGACCTGGCCGCGACGATGACCGCGCTCCGCGCGCTCGCGGGCCCGCGCGGCCTCACCGTCCTCGACGCGGGCCGCGCCGTCGACCAGAACGCCTTCGCGGTGACCGCCGCCTTCGCCGCCGAGCACCGGCTGAAGACGCTCAGCGACCTCGGCGCCCGGGGCGTTCCCGTCCGGCTGGCGGCCGGTGACGAGTGCGTCCGGCGGCCGTACTGCGCGCCGGGTCTGAGGGAGGTGTACGGCATCGACGTGACCGCCGTCGACCCCAAGGGCGTCGGCACCACCCCGGCCAAGCAGGCCGTCCAGAACGGCGAGGACCAGATGGTGCTCACCACGACCACCGATGCCACGCTCGACGAGTTCGGTCTCGTCCTGCTCGCCGACGACCGGAACCTGCAGAACGCCGATCACATCGTCCCCGTGGTGAACCGGGCCCGCGCCGGGAGCGAGGGGGTCACCCGGGCGCTCTCCCGGCTGAACACGGTGCTGACGACGGCCGATCTGGCGATGCTCAACGAGCAGGTGGACAGCTGGCGGCGCCTCCCGGAGGACGTGGCGCGGAACTACCTCGCGGACAAGGGCCTCGTCCGGCGCTGA
- a CDS encoding ABC transporter permease, whose translation MTTLADAWSWLTTSAHWAGENGIWHRLAEHLFLTVVCLLISCAIALPVALVLGHLGKGGALAVNLSNVGRAVPTFAVLVLLLLSPIGSYGEWPTIIALVLFAVPPLLTNAYVGMRGVDPDVVRAARGMGMTGRQTLTRVELPLALPLILTGVRIAAVQLVATATVAALAGGGGLGRIITAGFNLASTPQVVAGACLVAVLALLVEGVFEGVQRLAPDRARGSGA comes from the coding sequence GTGACCACCCTCGCCGACGCCTGGTCCTGGCTCACCACCTCGGCGCACTGGGCCGGCGAGAACGGCATCTGGCACCGGCTCGCCGAGCACCTCTTCCTCACCGTCGTCTGCCTCCTCATCAGCTGCGCGATCGCGCTGCCGGTCGCCCTCGTCCTCGGGCACCTCGGCAAGGGCGGCGCGCTCGCCGTGAACCTCTCCAACGTGGGCCGGGCCGTCCCCACCTTCGCGGTCCTCGTGCTGCTCCTGCTGAGCCCGATCGGCTCGTACGGCGAGTGGCCGACGATCATCGCGCTGGTCCTCTTCGCCGTGCCCCCGCTGCTGACCAACGCGTACGTGGGGATGCGGGGCGTCGACCCCGATGTCGTACGGGCCGCCCGGGGCATGGGGATGACGGGCCGCCAGACCCTCACCCGGGTCGAGCTGCCGCTCGCCCTGCCGCTGATCCTCACCGGCGTGCGGATCGCCGCCGTCCAGCTGGTCGCCACGGCGACCGTGGCCGCGCTCGCCGGCGGCGGCGGCCTCGGCCGGATCATCACCGCCGGGTTCAACCTCGCTTCCACCCCTCAGGTCGTCGCCGGAGCCTGTCTCGTGGCCGTGCTCGCGCTGCTGGTGGAAGGGGTCTTCGAGGGCGTCCAGCGGCTGGCTCCCGACCGGGCCCGGGGGAGCGGCGCGTGA
- a CDS encoding cellulase family glycosylhydrolase, with amino-acid sequence MTSARSARPRPRLRRYGIAGTALGALLLGLATLPPTATAAPVTHEAEAATVSQGAVESNHAGFTGAGFVNYDNVSGSYVQWNVNAAQAGPATLTLRYANGTTTNRPMDIAVNGAVAASGKSFAGTGAWTSWATTTVNTTLKAGANTVRATATTANGGPNVDHLTVDSGTTQPPTGTTPAAINGQLKVCGTKLCNRYDKPIQLRGMSSHGTQWYSQCLTGGSLDALAKDWNADVLRVSTYVQEEGYETDPRKYTDLAHALIEQATARGMYVIVDWHMLDPGDPHYNLARAKTFFTEIAQRHGSKTNLLYEIANEPSGVAWSRIKSYAEQLIPVIRAKDAETPILVGTRAWSSFGVSEDGDESEVVSNPVNAANIMYTFHFYAYSHREEYLNTLSRAADKLPVFVTEFGTQNYAGEGSNDFAMSQKFIDLMAAKKISWVNWNYSDDERTGAVFKTGTCDAGGPWTGTGSLKPAGVWIRDRVRTADDFPTS; translated from the coding sequence ATGACTTCGGCACGATCCGCACGACCCCGACCCCGCCTCCGGCGCTACGGCATCGCCGGCACCGCCCTGGGCGCACTGCTCCTCGGCCTCGCCACCCTGCCGCCCACCGCGACCGCCGCCCCCGTCACCCACGAGGCCGAGGCGGCCACCGTCTCCCAAGGTGCCGTCGAGTCCAACCACGCCGGCTTCACCGGCGCCGGATTCGTCAACTACGACAACGTCAGCGGCAGTTACGTCCAGTGGAACGTCAACGCCGCCCAGGCGGGCCCCGCGACGCTCACCCTGCGCTACGCCAACGGCACCACCACCAACCGCCCGATGGACATCGCCGTCAACGGCGCGGTCGCCGCCTCCGGCAAGTCCTTCGCCGGCACCGGCGCCTGGACCAGCTGGGCGACCACCACCGTCAACACCACCCTCAAGGCCGGCGCCAACACCGTCCGCGCCACCGCCACCACCGCCAACGGCGGCCCCAACGTCGACCACCTGACCGTCGACAGCGGCACCACCCAGCCGCCCACCGGCACCACCCCCGCCGCGATCAACGGCCAGCTCAAGGTCTGCGGCACCAAGCTCTGCAACCGGTACGACAAGCCGATCCAGCTCCGCGGCATGTCCAGCCACGGCACCCAGTGGTACAGCCAGTGCCTGACCGGCGGCTCGCTCGACGCCCTCGCCAAGGACTGGAACGCCGACGTCCTGCGCGTCTCCACGTACGTCCAGGAGGAGGGCTACGAGACCGACCCGCGCAAGTACACCGACCTCGCCCACGCGCTCATCGAGCAGGCCACCGCGCGCGGCATGTACGTGATCGTCGACTGGCACATGCTCGACCCGGGCGACCCGCACTACAACCTCGCCCGCGCCAAGACCTTCTTCACCGAGATCGCCCAGCGCCACGGCTCCAAGACGAACCTGCTGTACGAGATCGCCAACGAGCCCAGCGGCGTCGCCTGGTCCCGCATCAAGAGCTACGCCGAGCAGCTCATCCCGGTCATCCGCGCCAAGGACGCCGAGACCCCGATCCTCGTCGGCACGCGCGCGTGGTCCTCGTTCGGCGTCTCCGAGGACGGCGACGAGTCCGAGGTCGTGTCCAACCCGGTGAACGCCGCCAACATCATGTACACCTTCCACTTCTACGCCTACTCGCACCGCGAGGAGTACCTGAACACCCTCTCCCGCGCGGCCGACAAGCTGCCCGTCTTCGTCACCGAGTTCGGCACCCAGAACTACGCCGGCGAGGGCAGCAACGACTTCGCCATGAGCCAGAAGTTCATCGACCTCATGGCCGCGAAGAAGATCAGCTGGGTCAACTGGAACTACTCCGACGACGAGCGCACCGGCGCCGTCTTCAAGACCGGCACCTGTGACGCCGGCGGACCCTGGACCGGCACCGGCTCGCTGAAGCCCGCCGGCGTCTGGATCCGGGACCGCGTCAGGACGGCGGACGACTTCCCGACCTCCTGA